One region of Metallosphaera sedula DSM 5348 genomic DNA includes:
- the slaA gene encoding S-layer protein SlaA translates to MNKSAIRYLSLLLVFLMGGSFLAGITTFGQTSSTAGGVTISVSNEWVGNDTVVLVAIYNPNVPQSAQGAKYVAGNVTISAGGVTVPLISNDTSNASVVYYLNNGQHYFWFFITMTPVPTTSASSLSMTETLTINSTSTNVQLTNPYLSFTTPVGNVQTDGKAGVFQLTLPSSFPNQLIGEYGQTVYGGHKVNITDLYFFSGDKTITISYSTGASVTINNYLADSSNYAATLQTTESTVPLNSTWQVYFVDNIMQANPLVGGNGGFMITANGTQVSPVIQNVSYLAVKNGVYVNTTVFANNPVPNAQAMFGYGNVYYGNFTMYTSSIVTNKTYATLLSGNNYTPANVSFSQYKMLITSGLFTTNTPITIYLSDWIGNNASVSIKGTIKETTLQSITLSVQKGENLTVNDFNNISNYSVRRNIMVYVALQNITGSTYKTAMVSLPETYAGSGVFSLPTVLRIGSSPSITYSTSQVTITLPPYDFSNTSLLITATNDIGASYYYLGSNTVKNISTPGTISVGTPTLVPIPNVVSVANVTPVIELAYTEPNLAFGTATTLTVSGTSVKYNGVQVATDSVTAVLPNGTVISGNLNGLSITSLTSANGNGTFFIVVPSTVIKTFLGTHTYIPSGTELTFKIYDEFAAQTLSVTYKFTTVAPVIAIKTPTSTSFSSAETAYLPPLPYNVVPEKHYISVNVTDTLYAQSVPSSALQTTLKIIVENPAGQKVGNVVTTVVSETAANSGLFTGKIYYTVYENSSGYWLNINGQNITNLKNVVNGGLIVFEYTSPSSQSTVNATALLEPSPFTLSVSQTSANPGQHVNVSVNSPGLVESSNMKFTGSLIIYAQFAEWNGPGSQPTIAVSPITLKEVSAGSPVFGGTIVLGNSSVVSSGNLTSLITTPGYTVAPGSVVLVNANATIGPTSTSSSITPYYQQQSISINVVDINVSILNPSPASPFAKLEIELQSPLFNLLTHPAAGNYTSAGTSAGILEGILSTITTQQSQQLVTSTQLVTSPKTSFYYNNTIWVIETPMTLWSGTPGSYGIPIEVNLTDLLTVTHNVYAIHVVEVPNVTTGTVSLVSAYAVPSVSSNVAQLQINGLVPPVISVFFNGNNITQSASAAIPFPNTTAGELVNVTVYAPDAVNNLNVPGSGTTFNVTIVNTANGETTTLTLTQMTKIIGGVAVPTPYYTGLLKVVEPTVYTPGTPGVISASSGVVNKVLVNMNLVEGQYYNTQGLLQQLRMKASSYFYVGVIKLSVLVSHFTILSNGTPVTGMQVGKSYSLLFNVTNNGNVNETIYGTLEVLLNGTPVQPEIVAQITLAPGQSTQIGTLFTPTMPGSYTITFIPFQNNLLSIPYNQGLTEVVTAS, encoded by the coding sequence GTGGTACTTGTAGCAATTTACAATCCCAATGTTCCTCAAAGTGCACAGGGTGCCAAGTATGTAGCGGGTAACGTAACAATTTCCGCTGGAGGCGTTACAGTACCTCTAATAAGCAATGATACATCAAATGCCTCAGTGGTATATTACCTGAATAACGGGCAGCATTACTTCTGGTTCTTCATAACAATGACCCCAGTTCCTACTACCTCTGCTTCATCCCTATCCATGACTGAGACCCTTACAATAAACAGTACATCTACTAATGTTCAATTAACCAATCCCTATCTTAGCTTCACTACTCCAGTTGGAAATGTCCAAACTGACGGAAAAGCTGGCGTATTTCAGCTTACACTACCCTCATCCTTCCCCAATCAGTTGATAGGAGAGTATGGTCAAACAGTATATGGAGGCCATAAAGTAAATATTACTGACTTGTACTTCTTTAGTGGCGATAAAACAATTACGATCTCATATAGCACAGGTGCATCTGTAACAATTAACAATTACTTGGCAGACTCAAGCAATTACGCAGCCACCCTCCAGACTACCGAATCCACAGTGCCCCTTAACTCCACTTGGCAAGTATACTTCGTGGACAATATCATGCAAGCTAATCCACTTGTTGGAGGAAATGGTGGCTTCATGATCACGGCAAACGGAACGCAGGTATCTCCGGTTATCCAAAATGTATCCTACCTAGCGGTAAAGAACGGAGTTTACGTGAACACAACTGTGTTTGCTAATAACCCTGTTCCAAACGCACAGGCAATGTTTGGCTATGGAAATGTTTACTACGGAAACTTCACCATGTACACCAGCTCCATTGTTACTAACAAGACTTATGCAACACTACTATCTGGGAACAACTACACCCCAGCTAATGTGTCCTTTAGCCAATACAAGATGCTAATAACCAGTGGTCTATTTACCACAAATACGCCTATAACCATATACCTATCCGATTGGATTGGAAATAATGCCTCGGTATCCATAAAGGGCACCATAAAGGAGACCACTCTACAATCAATTACTCTCTCAGTTCAGAAGGGAGAAAACTTAACGGTGAACGATTTCAATAACATATCAAACTATAGCGTCAGAAGGAACATAATGGTGTATGTGGCTCTCCAGAATATTACAGGATCTACTTATAAGACTGCTATGGTTTCTCTTCCTGAGACCTATGCAGGTTCAGGCGTATTCAGTTTGCCTACGGTTCTAAGAATTGGCTCATCACCAAGTATTACTTACTCAACCTCTCAAGTTACAATAACCCTACCACCTTATGATTTCAGCAATACTTCTCTATTGATAACAGCTACTAACGATATAGGTGCCTCCTACTATTACCTTGGTAGCAATACGGTTAAGAATATCTCTACTCCCGGTACCATATCAGTTGGTACTCCAACACTTGTTCCTATCCCCAACGTTGTGTCTGTAGCCAATGTGACTCCTGTGATAGAGCTGGCGTATACTGAGCCCAATCTAGCCTTCGGAACTGCTACTACGTTAACAGTTAGTGGTACCAGTGTAAAATATAATGGCGTGCAAGTGGCAACTGATAGCGTAACTGCGGTTCTTCCAAACGGAACAGTAATTAGCGGAAATCTTAATGGATTGAGTATTACCAGTTTAACATCCGCTAACGGTAATGGTACGTTCTTTATCGTAGTGCCAAGCACTGTTATAAAGACTTTCTTGGGAACTCACACTTACATACCTTCAGGAACAGAGCTAACATTCAAGATTTATGATGAGTTCGCTGCGCAAACTCTTAGCGTGACCTACAAGTTTACGACAGTTGCACCAGTAATAGCCATTAAGACTCCAACCTCCACGTCGTTCTCCTCAGCTGAGACCGCATACTTACCACCATTGCCCTATAACGTAGTTCCAGAGAAACACTACATCTCAGTTAATGTTACTGACACTCTGTATGCCCAAAGCGTTCCATCATCAGCTCTTCAAACTACACTCAAGATAATAGTTGAGAATCCAGCGGGACAAAAAGTAGGTAACGTGGTAACCACGGTAGTTTCCGAGACTGCTGCCAATAGTGGACTCTTTACAGGCAAGATATACTACACAGTCTATGAAAATAGCAGTGGATATTGGTTAAATATAAATGGCCAAAATATTACTAACTTGAAAAACGTGGTTAATGGTGGGCTCATAGTATTCGAGTACACTTCCCCATCATCTCAGTCAACTGTTAACGCTACTGCCTTGCTCGAGCCATCTCCATTCACCCTAAGCGTAAGCCAAACTTCAGCCAATCCTGGACAACATGTTAATGTCTCAGTGAACAGTCCTGGACTTGTTGAATCCAGCAACATGAAGTTTACAGGTTCCCTGATAATTTACGCCCAATTTGCCGAATGGAACGGACCGGGTTCTCAACCAACCATTGCTGTATCTCCAATCACCTTGAAGGAAGTTTCTGCCGGGTCTCCAGTATTCGGAGGAACCATAGTATTAGGTAATTCAAGTGTTGTCTCTTCGGGCAACCTTACCTCCTTGATAACTACCCCAGGATATACGGTTGCTCCTGGATCAGTGGTCCTTGTGAATGCAAATGCGACCATAGGACCAACAAGCACTTCCAGCTCCATTACTCCATATTATCAGCAGCAATCAATATCTATCAATGTTGTAGATATCAATGTCTCGATACTCAATCCATCTCCAGCTTCACCCTTCGCTAAGCTTGAGATTGAACTCCAATCTCCACTATTCAACCTGCTTACGCATCCTGCGGCAGGAAACTACACCTCTGCAGGGACTAGCGCCGGAATATTAGAGGGAATACTTTCAACAATCACCACCCAGCAGTCCCAGCAACTTGTTACCTCAACCCAGCTCGTAACTTCACCAAAGACCTCATTCTACTACAACAATACCATATGGGTCATAGAGACGCCAATGACCTTATGGAGTGGCACTCCTGGAAGCTATGGAATACCCATAGAAGTGAATCTAACTGATCTATTGACTGTAACTCACAATGTCTATGCAATTCATGTAGTTGAAGTTCCCAATGTCACCACAGGCACCGTTTCTCTGGTATCCGCCTATGCTGTTCCCAGCGTCTCCAGTAATGTTGCCCAGCTACAGATTAATGGATTAGTGCCTCCAGTGATCTCCGTGTTCTTCAACGGTAACAACATAACGCAGTCAGCAAGCGCGGCAATTCCGTTCCCCAATACAACTGCAGGCGAACTAGTAAACGTCACGGTATACGCGCCTGATGCTGTGAATAATCTTAATGTGCCAGGCTCAGGTACTACATTCAACGTTACCATAGTGAACACTGCAAATGGTGAGACGACAACCCTCACACTAACACAGATGACTAAGATAATCGGCGGTGTAGCTGTTCCTACTCCATACTATACAGGGTTATTGAAGGTAGTTGAACCAACAGTGTACACTCCTGGTACACCAGGTGTAATCTCAGCTTCCTCAGGAGTTGTTAATAAGGTACTGGTCAACATGAACCTTGTAGAAGGTCAGTACTACAATACACAGGGATTACTGCAACAGTTAAGGATGAAGGCCAGCTCCTACTTCTATGTGGGAGTTATCAAGTTGAGCGTCTTAGTATCTCACTTCACCATATTGAGCAATGGAACTCCCGTAACTGGCATGCAAGTTGGAAAGTCTTACAGCCTATTATTCAATGTAACCAACAATGGTAATGTAAACGAGACAATATATGGTACACTAGAGGTACTATTGAATGGTACTCCAGTTCAACCAGAGATTGTGGCCCAAATAACCTTAGCGCCAGGGCAGAGCACCCAGATAGGAACACTATTTACTCCCACAATGCCAGGTAGCTATACCATAACCTTCATACCATTCCAGAACAACCTGTTAAGTATACCCTACAACCAAGGATTGACCGAGGTTGTTACGGCAAGTTAA